The following proteins are co-located in the Nocardia bhagyanarayanae genome:
- a CDS encoding class I SAM-dependent methyltransferase, translating to MSGDAARDFYDHLADEYHLLYEDWPAAVAGQGRALDRVLRGRLGAGPSTVLDAACGIGTQAIGLAACGHTVVGMDLSPVAAARAAEEARTRGLRLPTVAGDMRALPFAGGWADAVVCADNALPHLLTAVEVGTALGEMWRALRPGGLLVLTTRDYDALRAAKPAGMPPKSVHSATGRTVTFQLWSWDEDGERYDFEMFRLTEGGGGWAVRVGGARYWALTRAQLTEFVTEAGFVEPTWHTPEETGFFQPVLTAHRSGPA from the coding sequence ATGTCCGGAGACGCGGCGCGGGACTTCTACGACCACTTGGCCGACGAGTATCACCTGCTCTACGAGGACTGGCCCGCGGCGGTCGCGGGGCAGGGGCGGGCGTTGGATCGGGTATTGCGGGGGCGGTTGGGGGCGGGGCCGTCGACGGTGCTCGACGCGGCGTGCGGGATCGGCACGCAGGCGATCGGGTTGGCGGCGTGCGGGCACACCGTGGTGGGGATGGATCTGAGTCCGGTGGCGGCGGCGCGGGCGGCCGAGGAGGCGCGGACGAGGGGGCTACGGCTGCCTACCGTGGCCGGGGATATGCGGGCGCTGCCCTTCGCGGGCGGGTGGGCCGACGCGGTGGTGTGCGCCGACAACGCGCTGCCGCACCTGCTCACCGCCGTCGAGGTGGGCACTGCGCTCGGGGAGATGTGGCGGGCGCTGCGGCCGGGCGGTCTGCTGGTGCTGACAACCCGCGACTACGACGCGCTGCGCGCCGCCAAACCCGCTGGTATGCCGCCGAAGTCGGTCCACTCCGCCACCGGTCGCACCGTCACCTTCCAGCTCTGGAGCTGGGACGAGGACGGCGAGCGGTACGACTTCGAGATGTTCCGGCTCACCGAGGGGGGCGGCGGCTGGGCCGTCCGGGTCGGCGGCGCGCGTTACTGGGCGCTGACCAGGGCGCAGCTCACGGAGTTCGTCACGGAGGCGGGCTTCGTCGAACCGACCTGGCACACGCCCGAGGAAACCGGCTTCTTCCAGCCGGTACTCACCGCGCACCGGTCGGGTCCGGCCTGA
- a CDS encoding excalibur calcium-binding domain-containing protein — protein MPQQSGAYYRNCAAAKAAGAAPLRQGEPGYRSELDRDGDGIACE, from the coding sequence ATGCCGCAGCAGAGCGGCGCCTACTACCGCAATTGCGCCGCGGCCAAGGCGGCGGGCGCGGCTCCGCTCCGTCAGGGAGAGCCCGGATATCGCAGCGAGCTGGACCGGGACGGCGACGGGATTGCCTGCGAGTAG
- a CDS encoding ESX secretion-associated protein EspG produces MRWVLTPDEFTHVWESETNLDRRPYPINMVPSSTVRTETEYAALRLPQRFAKQADPDLAAALMLCARTDATTITISGERSTPGRNGSSPEGDRVLAFAAVVHNHAGVLVATPDKVTVQMCHARNLGQRLVQVIGSAQPGRLGAMREPQDAVLTTETPETPAANGQRGAARFRQTLRKPVDCRGFITVTVDPDNPMSPPTRHRTWLDFTGDGRYLLTTSHDLILTPVSDDDFAVQLLRLAQIR; encoded by the coding sequence GTGAGATGGGTACTCACCCCGGACGAATTCACGCATGTCTGGGAAAGCGAAACGAACCTGGACAGGCGACCGTATCCGATCAACATGGTGCCCTCGTCCACCGTGCGCACCGAAACCGAGTACGCCGCATTGCGTTTGCCGCAGCGCTTCGCCAAGCAGGCCGACCCGGACCTCGCCGCGGCGCTGATGCTGTGCGCGCGCACCGACGCCACCACCATCACCATCTCGGGTGAGCGCAGCACGCCGGGGCGCAACGGCAGTTCTCCGGAAGGCGACCGCGTTCTGGCGTTCGCCGCCGTTGTGCACAATCACGCGGGCGTGCTCGTCGCGACGCCGGACAAGGTGACCGTGCAGATGTGCCATGCGCGCAACCTCGGCCAGCGCCTGGTGCAGGTGATCGGCTCCGCGCAGCCCGGACGACTGGGCGCGATGCGCGAGCCGCAGGACGCGGTGCTCACCACGGAGACGCCCGAGACGCCCGCGGCCAACGGCCAGCGCGGCGCCGCCCGCTTCCGGCAGACGTTGCGCAAGCCGGTGGACTGCCGCGGGTTCATCACCGTGACCGTGGACCCGGACAACCCGATGTCACCCCCGACGCGCCACCGCACCTGGCTCGATTTCACCGGCGACGGCCGCTACCTGTTGACCACCTCGCACGACCTGATCCTCACGCCGGTCTCCGACGACGACTTCGCCGTGCAGTTGCTGCGGCTCGCGCAGATTCGCTGA
- a CDS encoding saccharopine dehydrogenase family protein: MADNREFDIALFGATGFVGKLTAEYLLDAAPSDARIALAGRSLDKLTKVRAELGPKAAAWDLVVADSTDQAALDALAARTKVVVTTVGPYLRYGLPLVAACAKAGTHYADLTGEPLFIREAIDNYHDEAARTGAKIVNSCGYDSIPSDLSVYQLYRSTVADNTGELTDTTLIAYLKGGVSGGTIDSGRAMMEAIAADSSKASVLAHPYSLSPDKSMDPDVGRQSDQALQRASSIDPSLDGWVTTFVMAAHNTKIVRRSNGLLGWPYGKNFRYREVMNAGKSAVAPLVAAGMAGGIVATMATGALLSRVSAGRKLLDRVLPKPGTGPSEEARRSGWFTMKTYARTTSGAKYVATFAGKGDPGYQATAVMLGEAGLCLAFDTDKQPELAGILTPAAAMGDALTDRLRAAGMTIEVERS, encoded by the coding sequence ATGGCAGACAACCGCGAATTCGACATCGCTCTGTTCGGCGCGACGGGTTTCGTCGGCAAGCTCACCGCGGAGTACCTGCTCGACGCGGCGCCCTCGGACGCCCGCATCGCGCTGGCGGGCCGCTCGCTGGACAAGCTCACCAAGGTCCGCGCGGAGCTGGGCCCGAAGGCCGCGGCGTGGGACCTGGTGGTGGCCGACTCGACCGATCAGGCCGCGCTCGACGCGCTGGCCGCGCGCACCAAGGTCGTGGTCACCACGGTCGGCCCGTACCTGCGCTACGGCCTGCCGCTGGTCGCCGCCTGCGCGAAGGCGGGCACCCACTACGCCGATCTCACCGGTGAGCCGCTGTTCATCCGCGAGGCCATCGACAACTACCACGACGAGGCCGCGCGCACCGGCGCGAAGATCGTCAATTCCTGTGGATACGACTCGATTCCGTCCGACCTGAGCGTGTATCAGCTGTACCGCAGCACGGTCGCGGACAACACGGGCGAGCTGACCGACACCACACTGATCGCCTACCTCAAGGGCGGCGTCAGCGGCGGCACCATCGATTCGGGCCGGGCCATGATGGAGGCCATCGCCGCCGATTCCAGCAAGGCCTCGGTGCTCGCGCACCCGTACTCGCTCAGCCCCGACAAGTCGATGGATCCCGACGTCGGCCGCCAGAGCGACCAGGCTTTGCAGCGGGCGAGCAGCATCGACCCGAGCTTGGACGGCTGGGTGACCACCTTCGTGATGGCCGCGCACAACACCAAGATCGTGCGCCGCAGCAACGGCCTGCTCGGCTGGCCGTACGGCAAGAATTTCCGCTACCGCGAGGTGATGAACGCGGGGAAGTCGGCGGTCGCGCCGCTGGTCGCGGCGGGCATGGCGGGCGGCATCGTGGCCACCATGGCCACCGGCGCGCTGCTGTCGCGGGTCTCGGCGGGCCGCAAGCTGCTCGACCGGGTGCTGCCGAAGCCGGGCACGGGACCGAGCGAAGAGGCCCGGCGCAGCGGCTGGTTCACCATGAAGACCTACGCGCGCACCACTTCCGGCGCGAAGTACGTCGCGACGTTCGCCGGTAAGGGCGATCCCGGGTACCAGGCCACCGCCGTCATGCTCGGCGAGGCCGGACTGTGCCTTGCCTTCGACACCGACAAGCAGCCCGAACTGGCGGGCATCCTCACCCCGGCCGCGGCCATGGGTGACGCGCTGACCGATCGGCTGCGTGCCGCGGGCATGACGATCGAGGTCGAGCGGTCCTGA
- a CDS encoding polyphosphate kinase 2 family protein, whose protein sequence is MVKHWSVPVTEALKADGLRIAELATSSTPGFTGDKKLAQELLTERGKALSVLQEKLYANGRSGDRRSVLLVLQGMDTAGKGGIVRHVIGSVDPQGVDHAAFGVPTEEERRHHYLWRIRKALPRGGQLGVFDRSHYEDVLVVRVHELVPRAEWEPRYDEINQFEREMTREGITLVKVAMFVSLDEQKKRLRQRLERQDKYWKFNPSDIDERAYWPAYLEAYQAMVDRTSTADAPWYVLPADHKWYARLAVTELLIDALEKLKLDWPPANFDVAEELRRLDQS, encoded by the coding sequence ATGGTGAAGCACTGGTCCGTTCCGGTCACGGAGGCCCTGAAAGCGGACGGATTGCGGATCGCGGAGCTGGCGACTTCGTCGACACCGGGATTCACCGGGGACAAGAAGCTCGCTCAGGAGTTGCTGACCGAGCGCGGCAAGGCGCTGTCCGTGCTCCAGGAGAAGCTCTACGCCAACGGACGCTCCGGCGACAGGCGCAGCGTGCTGCTGGTGTTGCAGGGCATGGACACCGCGGGCAAGGGCGGCATCGTCCGGCACGTCATCGGATCGGTGGATCCGCAGGGCGTCGACCACGCCGCGTTCGGCGTCCCCACCGAGGAGGAGCGGCGCCACCACTACCTGTGGCGCATCCGCAAGGCGCTGCCGCGCGGCGGGCAGCTCGGCGTGTTCGACCGGTCGCACTACGAGGACGTCCTCGTGGTGCGTGTGCACGAACTCGTTCCGCGCGCGGAGTGGGAACCGCGCTACGACGAGATCAACCAGTTCGAGCGGGAGATGACGCGGGAGGGCATCACGCTGGTGAAGGTCGCCATGTTCGTCTCGCTGGACGAGCAGAAGAAGCGGCTGCGCCAGCGGCTGGAGCGGCAGGACAAGTACTGGAAGTTCAACCCCTCCGACATCGATGAGCGCGCCTACTGGCCCGCTTATCTGGAGGCGTACCAGGCCATGGTCGACCGCACGTCGACCGCCGACGCGCCTTGGTACGTGCTGCCCGCCGACCACAAGTGGTACGCCCGGCTCGCTGTCACCGAGCTGCTCATCGACGCGCTGGAGAAGTTGAAACTGGACTGGCCGCCGGCGAATTTCGATGTCGCCGAAGAACTTCGCCGCTTGGACCAGTCCTGA
- the lexA gene encoding transcriptional repressor LexA encodes MTGYDFEHLDTSTLPPRQQRVLGVIRDWVVEYGYPPNSRQIGDAVGLSASTVSKHMKSLEERGFLRRGSGMARPIDVRLFLQGTARAENSDAAVTVPVVGDIAAGTPILAEQHADDTLTLPRELVGRGTVFALRVRGDSMIDAAICDGDTVVVRQQNEAHSGDIVAAMIGEEATVKVYRRRNGHVYLEPRNPAYDVIDGDEAVILGKVVSVMRRI; translated from the coding sequence GTGACCGGATACGACTTCGAGCATCTCGATACTTCGACGCTGCCGCCGCGCCAGCAGCGCGTTCTGGGCGTGATTCGGGACTGGGTGGTCGAGTACGGGTATCCGCCGAACAGCAGGCAGATCGGTGACGCGGTCGGGCTGTCGGCGTCCACGGTCTCCAAGCACATGAAGAGCCTCGAGGAGCGGGGATTCCTGCGGCGCGGCTCCGGGATGGCGCGCCCGATCGACGTGCGGTTGTTCCTCCAGGGGACGGCGCGGGCGGAGAACTCCGATGCCGCGGTGACCGTGCCGGTGGTCGGCGACATCGCCGCGGGCACGCCCATCCTCGCCGAGCAGCACGCCGACGACACGTTGACGCTGCCGCGCGAGTTGGTCGGTCGCGGAACGGTTTTCGCGCTGCGGGTGCGCGGTGATTCGATGATCGACGCCGCCATCTGCGACGGCGACACGGTGGTGGTGCGCCAGCAGAACGAGGCGCACTCCGGCGACATCGTGGCCGCCATGATCGGCGAGGAGGCGACCGTGAAGGTGTATCGCCGCCGCAACGGCCACGTCTATCTCGAACCGCGCAACCCGGCTTACGACGTCATCGACGGGGACGAGGCCGTGATCCTCGGCAAAGTCGTCTCGGTGATGCGCCGGATCTGA
- a CDS encoding alpha/beta fold hydrolase has protein sequence MLNTYRINGVEIGFDDQGYAPGRPAIVLLPGWGHDHRAFDRLLPYLRPHHRVVRVCWRGHGVDRTLVGDFGVAEQVSDTIGLLDALEVESFIPLSHAHGGWAAMDIAEKLGAERVPALLLLDLIMTPPPPEFAAGLQALQRKESWRAAQQALVDSWLAGSVDQSVLDHVRYEAGGHGFDMWARSGRVIENAYATWGSPMARLDELAEPRPVRHVFSHPKSSDYDAVHEEFRRTHPWFSYTRLDGHTHFPGIELPDRVAAELFDLIGTDRAVG, from the coding sequence ATGCTCAACACCTACCGGATCAACGGCGTCGAAATTGGTTTCGATGACCAAGGCTACGCGCCGGGGCGGCCCGCGATCGTGCTGCTGCCCGGCTGGGGCCACGACCATCGCGCCTTCGACCGGCTGCTGCCCTACTTGCGGCCGCACCACCGGGTGGTGCGCGTGTGCTGGCGCGGTCACGGCGTCGACCGCACGCTCGTCGGTGATTTCGGCGTCGCCGAGCAGGTTTCCGACACCATCGGCCTGCTGGACGCGCTGGAGGTGGAGTCCTTCATCCCGCTTTCGCACGCGCACGGCGGCTGGGCGGCGATGGACATCGCCGAAAAGCTCGGCGCCGAAAGGGTTCCCGCGCTCCTGCTGCTCGACCTGATCATGACTCCGCCGCCGCCGGAGTTCGCCGCCGGACTCCAGGCGCTACAGCGCAAGGAGAGCTGGCGGGCCGCCCAGCAGGCGCTGGTGGACAGCTGGCTGGCGGGCAGCGTCGACCAGTCGGTGCTCGACCACGTGCGCTACGAGGCGGGCGGCCACGGTTTCGACATGTGGGCGCGCTCCGGACGGGTCATCGAAAACGCCTACGCCACTTGGGGTTCGCCAATGGCACGCCTCGACGAGCTTGCCGAGCCACGGCCGGTGCGTCATGTCTTCTCGCACCCGAAGTCCTCGGACTACGACGCCGTGCACGAGGAATTCCGCCGCACCCACCCGTGGTTCAGCTACACCCGCCTCGACGGCCACACCCACTTCCCCGGCATCGAACTCCCGGATCGCGTGGCGGCGGAACTCTTCGACCTCATCGGCACCGACCGCGCCGTCGGCTGA
- a CDS encoding carboxylesterase family protein: MDDVVLGGLRGESADGVVAFRNIRYARAERFEPPERIPAHDGTRDATSRGPSAPQLPSRLGVVMGVPAAFEQSEDCLVLTVTAPAGAVPGGCAVLVWLHGGAYLTGGGEWNLYDADRLVRETGIVVVSVSYRLGVLGYLRAPGVSPGNLGLLDQLTALEWVRDNIRAFGGDPARVTVAGQSAGAQSVVAMLGIGRAEGLFARAIVQSAPFGVGFHRPADAERAGAVFLGELGGDPRTADVPEILAAQARTAVRLAGPGGLNSAPPFLPVRETEVLPGDEDWRRLVRERAARTPVLVGSTAAEMRAFYGGPHPVFGRVRRTPVIGARLTAAAERTVGRKVFEDGVFRFADLLTESGGAVFCYRFGVLHPDGPFGACHCIELPLLFGAADDWRAAPMVRPLDSDRLDELGVRTRGYWGEFVRTGSIGDRPPHRRGSRAVLELP; encoded by the coding sequence ATGGACGATGTGGTCCTCGGGGGTCTGCGCGGCGAAAGCGCCGACGGCGTGGTGGCGTTCCGGAATATTCGGTACGCGCGCGCCGAGCGATTCGAGCCGCCCGAGCGGATACCGGCGCACGACGGGACGCGTGACGCGACGAGCCGGGGTCCGAGTGCGCCGCAACTGCCCTCCCGGCTCGGGGTGGTGATGGGCGTGCCTGCGGCGTTCGAGCAGTCCGAGGACTGCCTCGTCCTCACCGTCACCGCCCCGGCTGGGGCCGTCCCCGGTGGTTGCGCCGTGCTGGTCTGGTTGCACGGCGGGGCGTATCTGACCGGTGGCGGCGAATGGAATCTCTACGACGCGGACCGGCTGGTGCGCGAAACCGGGATCGTGGTGGTCTCCGTGTCCTATCGACTCGGCGTGCTGGGTTACCTTCGCGCCCCGGGTGTTTCGCCGGGCAACCTCGGTTTGCTGGACCAGCTGACGGCGCTCGAATGGGTCCGCGACAACATCCGCGCCTTCGGCGGTGATCCCGCGCGGGTGACCGTCGCGGGACAGTCGGCGGGCGCGCAATCGGTCGTGGCGATGTTGGGCATTGGCCGGGCCGAGGGCTTGTTCGCGCGGGCGATCGTGCAGAGCGCGCCATTCGGCGTCGGCTTCCATCGACCTGCCGACGCCGAACGTGCCGGTGCGGTGTTCCTCGGGGAACTCGGCGGCGACCCACGGACCGCGGATGTTCCGGAAATCCTCGCGGCACAGGCGCGTACGGCGGTGCGCTTGGCCGGACCAGGCGGCCTGAACTCCGCGCCGCCCTTCCTCCCGGTGCGCGAGACCGAGGTACTGCCCGGTGACGAGGACTGGCGTCGGCTGGTCCGCGAGCGCGCGGCGCGGACGCCGGTGCTCGTCGGCAGTACGGCGGCTGAGATGCGCGCGTTCTACGGCGGGCCGCACCCGGTGTTCGGCAGGGTACGGCGCACGCCGGTCATCGGGGCGCGGTTGACGGCCGCCGCGGAGCGGACTGTCGGACGGAAGGTGTTCGAGGACGGTGTGTTCCGGTTCGCGGATCTGCTGACCGAGTCCGGCGGTGCGGTCTTCTGCTACCGGTTCGGAGTGCTGCATCCGGACGGTCCGTTCGGGGCGTGCCATTGCATCGAACTGCCGCTGTTGTTCGGCGCGGCCGACGACTGGCGCGCGGCGCCGATGGTGCGCCCGTTGGATTCGGACCGTCTAGATGAGCTCGGCGTCCGAACACGTGGCTACTGGGGCGAATTCGTGCGGACCGGAAGTATCGGCGACCGGCCGCCTCATCGGCGCGGTTCGCGTGCCGTTCTGGAGCTCCCGTGA
- a CDS encoding class I SAM-dependent methyltransferase, giving the protein MNLARRTMNHPALAAVYERAWRPTLFYLASGRSTATDRRDAVTALRLGGNQKVLDIACGPGNFTKYLSESLSEGGYAVGVDYSEPMLARAVVDNAGPRVGYLRGDARTLPFADGAFDAVCCFGALYLIPDPLTATREMVRVLAPGGRIAITTSHRADTPFGRASRFVGGLSGLRVFDDSTFPDLFRELGLVEIDQRVHRLLQYVSATRPD; this is encoded by the coding sequence TTGAACCTGGCGCGCCGCACCATGAACCACCCCGCGTTGGCCGCCGTCTACGAACGCGCATGGCGGCCGACGCTGTTCTACCTGGCCAGTGGCCGCAGCACCGCGACCGATCGCCGCGACGCGGTCACCGCGCTGCGGCTCGGCGGGAATCAGAAGGTGCTCGACATCGCTTGCGGGCCGGGCAATTTCACCAAGTATCTGAGCGAATCGCTGTCCGAGGGCGGGTACGCGGTCGGCGTGGACTATTCCGAGCCGATGCTGGCCCGCGCGGTCGTCGACAACGCCGGGCCGCGGGTCGGCTATCTGCGCGGGGACGCCCGAACGCTGCCGTTCGCCGACGGCGCCTTCGACGCGGTGTGCTGTTTCGGCGCGCTCTATCTGATCCCCGATCCGCTGACCGCCACCAGGGAGATGGTGCGGGTGCTCGCCCCCGGCGGGCGCATCGCCATCACCACGAGCCACCGCGCCGATACGCCGTTCGGGCGCGCGAGCCGGTTCGTCGGCGGTTTGAGCGGTCTGCGGGTGTTCGACGATTCGACCTTCCCCGACCTGTTTCGCGAACTCGGGCTCGTGGAGATCGATCAGCGGGTGCATCGGCTGTTGCAGTACGTCAGCGCCACTCGGCCAGACTGA
- a CDS encoding FAD-dependent oxidoreductase, translating to MGRHAEVIGGGIGGLTAATALAMDGWTVRLHERQSAIRAVGAGIYVWDNGLSALEAIGAYREATLGAHIGPAVEARSRSGRTLYRIGINGPGQPRCYTLLRDRLIEALVHAAERAGVELVTDSRAVSADPDGAVAFDDGRTETADLVVAADGVHSRLRDRLDMATRRVRMRQGAARLMVPASPDYFPAEDLVEHLEYFGGRRRLLYTPCTPEHVYLALVSDVDDPSTRGSSIDFESWVRSFPGLANLLRRAEGIPIRWDTFEYIRLRSWSCGRVAFLGDAAHAQPPYLGQGGGTAMTNAVSLAATVGRPGLALGDALAAWEREQRPDIERTQRTSYRMRLLNAVPDAVRDPLLSLVGRTSGFADSQLAATKLRPTAS from the coding sequence GTGGGACGGCATGCGGAAGTGATCGGCGGCGGCATCGGCGGGCTCACCGCGGCCACCGCGCTGGCCATGGACGGGTGGACGGTGCGGCTGCACGAGCGGCAGTCCGCCATCCGCGCCGTCGGAGCCGGAATCTACGTGTGGGACAACGGTTTGTCTGCCCTGGAGGCGATCGGCGCCTACCGCGAAGCCACGCTCGGCGCGCATATCGGACCGGCCGTGGAGGCTCGTTCGCGCTCCGGTCGCACGCTCTACCGGATCGGCATCAACGGGCCGGGGCAGCCACGGTGCTACACGTTGCTCCGGGACCGGCTGATCGAGGCCCTGGTGCACGCGGCCGAGCGGGCGGGCGTGGAACTGGTCACCGATTCCCGCGCGGTGTCGGCGGACCCGGACGGTGCCGTCGCTTTCGACGACGGACGCACGGAGACAGCGGATCTCGTCGTCGCCGCGGACGGCGTCCATTCGCGGTTGCGCGACCGGCTGGACATGGCGACCCGGCGGGTGCGGATGCGTCAAGGCGCTGCGCGGCTCATGGTGCCCGCCTCACCCGACTACTTTCCCGCCGAGGATTTGGTCGAGCACCTCGAGTACTTCGGGGGCCGGCGGCGGTTGCTCTACACGCCGTGCACGCCTGAACACGTCTATCTCGCCTTGGTTTCCGACGTCGACGACCCGTCGACGCGCGGCTCGAGCATCGATTTCGAGTCCTGGGTACGTAGCTTCCCCGGCCTGGCGAACTTGCTGCGGCGGGCCGAGGGCATTCCGATCCGCTGGGACACCTTCGAATACATCCGCCTCCGCTCGTGGTCGTGCGGCCGGGTCGCGTTTCTGGGCGACGCCGCGCACGCCCAGCCGCCCTACCTCGGGCAGGGCGGCGGCACCGCGATGACCAACGCCGTCTCGCTGGCAGCGACGGTGGGCAGGCCGGGGCTCGCGCTCGGTGACGCGCTGGCGGCCTGGGAGCGCGAGCAGCGGCCGGACATCGAACGCACGCAGCGGACTTCGTACCGGATGCGACTGCTCAACGCCGTGCCCGACGCGGTGCGCGACCCGCTGCTGAGCCTGGTCGGGCGCACCTCCGGCTTCGCCGACAGTCAGCTGGCCGCTACCAAATTGCGTCCGACCGCTTCGTGA
- a CDS encoding GntR family transcriptional regulator yields the protein MPDIEEVLPKYQQISGYIRDQIERGELAPGAEVPSERELAAAWKVARPTAAKALNTLRQQGLVESRRGSGTFVRGPDAVPLVRESAGRARQYGGMYAEREPIDILAAELVDGPEYVTAALGLELGSEVIARRRLITGENGDAELSTSWFAGDLADVADRLLDTQRLPGGTATYLEAVTGRRVASVFDQVSARMATTEERKQLRLARTSAVLVYRLTAIDTDGVVLQFDEGVYPPESWLFRQEYSVPGV from the coding sequence GTGCCCGACATCGAAGAAGTACTCCCGAAGTATCAGCAGATTTCGGGGTACATCCGCGACCAGATCGAGCGCGGGGAACTCGCACCGGGCGCCGAGGTGCCCTCCGAGCGCGAGCTCGCCGCGGCGTGGAAGGTCGCGCGGCCGACGGCGGCCAAGGCGCTGAATACGTTGCGCCAGCAAGGATTGGTGGAATCGCGACGCGGCTCGGGCACCTTCGTGCGCGGCCCGGACGCGGTCCCGCTGGTCCGCGAATCCGCCGGGCGGGCACGGCAGTACGGCGGGATGTACGCCGAACGCGAGCCGATCGATATCCTGGCTGCGGAACTCGTCGACGGCCCGGAGTACGTGACCGCCGCGCTCGGCCTGGAGCTCGGTAGCGAGGTGATCGCCCGCAGGCGCTTGATCACCGGAGAGAACGGCGACGCCGAACTCTCGACGTCCTGGTTCGCCGGTGACCTCGCCGATGTCGCGGATCGACTGCTCGACACCCAGCGGCTGCCCGGCGGTACCGCCACCTATCTGGAGGCGGTGACCGGCCGCCGGGTCGCGTCGGTGTTCGATCAGGTCAGCGCGCGCATGGCGACCACGGAAGAGCGCAAGCAGCTGCGGTTGGCCCGCACATCGGCCGTGCTGGTGTACCGGCTCACCGCGATCGACACCGACGGCGTCGTGCTCCAGTTCGACGAGGGCGTGTATCCGCCCGAATCATGGTTGTTCCGCCAGGAATATTCCGTTCCCGGCGTGTGA
- a CDS encoding ABC1 kinase family protein → MAKQVPTSRLARGTKLGAVAASSVLRTQRTRLSMRGRSEAVRAKMAEESMIRTTEQVVMVLGTMKGVAMKLGQMMSVLDLDLVPEDHRERFQKRLAVLRNAAPTVSFDAMRQVVEEDFGQPLTAIFAEFDPEPIAAASIGQVYRATLRDGRVVAVKVQYPGIDAAVRADLKNLNMFRKVLTSAMPWVTPAVLDELRLNMEGELDYQNEAVTQLQIAELYAGHPFIAVPRSLPELSTTRVLVSEYLPGKGFEELRQFPEDERNRIGEIIYRFYVGSLFTFNEFCGDPHPGNVLLVDDGRVGFLDFGLFNRMDPEHVRFETICLRAAAEDRAEDLRELMIQRGVIDSPEEIGAEECLEYVLAASEWCLVDEELTITPELASGAFLLAVDPRASEFAGMKQQNLPPEHLFSRRADFLTFGMLGQLNATANWHRISREWLYDEPPVTELGKAHQQWLAENPPPAPTKTARPRSAASASATTPKKTAAKKARQPRAGRKA, encoded by the coding sequence ATGGCGAAGCAAGTACCGACTTCCCGGCTTGCTCGTGGCACCAAGCTGGGTGCCGTAGCCGCAAGTTCGGTATTGCGGACGCAGCGCACGAGGCTTTCCATGCGGGGCAGATCCGAGGCCGTGCGCGCCAAGATGGCCGAGGAGTCCATGATCCGCACCACCGAGCAGGTGGTCATGGTGCTGGGCACCATGAAGGGCGTGGCCATGAAACTGGGACAGATGATGTCGGTGCTCGATCTGGACCTGGTGCCCGAGGATCATCGCGAACGCTTCCAGAAGCGGCTCGCCGTGCTGCGCAACGCCGCGCCGACCGTCTCCTTCGACGCCATGCGGCAGGTCGTCGAGGAGGATTTCGGCCAGCCGCTCACGGCGATCTTCGCGGAGTTCGACCCCGAACCGATCGCGGCGGCCTCGATCGGCCAGGTGTACCGGGCCACGCTGCGCGACGGCCGGGTGGTCGCGGTGAAGGTGCAGTACCCGGGCATCGACGCCGCGGTGCGCGCGGATCTGAAGAACCTCAACATGTTTCGCAAGGTGCTGACCTCCGCCATGCCGTGGGTCACCCCCGCCGTCCTCGACGAGCTGCGGCTGAACATGGAGGGCGAGCTCGACTACCAGAACGAGGCCGTCACCCAGCTGCAGATCGCCGAGCTCTACGCGGGGCATCCGTTCATCGCGGTGCCGCGCTCGCTGCCCGAGCTCAGCACCACGCGGGTGCTGGTCAGCGAATATCTGCCCGGTAAGGGTTTCGAGGAGCTTCGCCAGTTCCCCGAGGACGAGCGCAACCGGATCGGCGAGATCATCTACCGGTTCTACGTCGGCTCGCTGTTCACCTTCAACGAGTTCTGCGGCGACCCGCACCCCGGCAATGTGCTGCTCGTCGACGACGGCCGCGTCGGCTTCCTCGACTTCGGCCTGTTCAACCGGATGGATCCCGAGCACGTGCGGTTCGAGACGATCTGCCTGCGCGCGGCCGCCGAGGACCGCGCGGAGGACCTGCGCGAGTTGATGATTCAGCGCGGCGTGATCGACTCGCCGGAGGAGATCGGCGCCGAGGAGTGCCTGGAATACGTGCTCGCGGCCTCCGAATGGTGTCTTGTCGACGAGGAGCTGACCATCACACCCGAGCTGGCCAGCGGCGCGTTCCTGCTCGCGGTGGACCCGAGGGCCAGCGAGTTCGCGGGCATGAAGCAGCAGAACCTGCCGCCGGAACACCTGTTCTCCCGCCGCGCCGACTTCCTCACCTTCGGCATGCTCGGCCAGCTCAACGCCACCGCGAACTGGCATCGGATCTCTCGCGAGTGGCTCTACGACGAACCACCGGTCACCGAACTGGGCAAGGCGCACCAACAGTGGCTGGCGGAGAACCCGCCGCCCGCGCCGACCAAGACCGCGCGGCCGCGCTCTGCCGCGTCCGCATCGGCGACCACACCCAAGAAGACCGCGGCGAAGAAGGCGCGGCAGCCGAGGGCCGGGCGCAAAGCCTGA